From the genome of Geobacter sp. SVR, one region includes:
- the lspA gene encoding signal peptidase II — MRRWQLFTVIASVGLVLDQASKLYIDRVMSLYQSIPVIDGLFNIFYIRNKGAAFSFLSHASWRVPFFIAVSLVASLVIVVAFGRLRDDQRLAQVSLAMIFSGAVGNLIDRIRLGEVIDFLDVYWKTHHWPAFNVADSCICVGVALLALDMMREERRKKA; from the coding sequence ATGCGGCGCTGGCAACTGTTCACGGTAATCGCCTCCGTCGGTTTGGTGCTCGACCAAGCCAGCAAACTGTACATCGACCGGGTCATGTCGTTGTACCAGTCGATCCCGGTGATCGACGGACTTTTCAACATCTTCTATATCCGCAACAAGGGGGCGGCTTTCAGTTTTCTTTCCCATGCCTCTTGGCGTGTGCCGTTTTTTATCGCGGTCTCGCTGGTGGCGTCATTGGTAATCGTGGTCGCCTTCGGAAGACTGCGCGACGATCAGCGTCTGGCCCAGGTTTCCCTGGCCATGATTTTTTCCGGTGCCGTCGGAAATTTGATCGACCGCATCCGGTTGGGTGAAGTCATCGATTTTCTGGATGTGTACTGGAAAACGCACCATTGGCCGGCATTCAACGTGGCCGATTCGTGTATTTGTGTCGGTGTGGCCCTGCTGGCGCTGGATATGATGCGGGAGGAGAGGCGGAAGAAGGCTTAG
- a CDS encoding SDR family oxidoreductase: protein MKRVFIAGCGYIGVRVARLARQAGAEVSCMVRSDERGAQLEAERYSTVVCTLDDPERIPEPRVAESVLFYFIPPPGGGATDPRARNFCAALSRSAPPSQIIYMSATSVYAATDGSVVTEQSPAIPATAMGKRRLDAENAFREYGASAGVPVVVLRVSGIYGPGRLPLMQIRQGHPLLKEEESGPSNRIHADDLARVCLAAAEKGCDGETFNVSDGHPSSMTSYFNAVATALGEPLQPQVTMEEARRVMSPLMLSYVSETRVVDNTRMLERLGVTLQYPTLAEGLRTIHE from the coding sequence ATGAAGCGAGTGTTCATAGCCGGCTGCGGCTACATCGGCGTTCGTGTTGCCCGACTGGCTCGTCAGGCCGGTGCGGAGGTATCCTGCATGGTCAGGTCAGACGAGCGTGGTGCCCAGCTTGAAGCAGAGCGCTACAGCACTGTTGTCTGCACACTAGACGACCCGGAACGGATTCCGGAACCGCGTGTGGCAGAGAGTGTACTCTTCTACTTTATCCCTCCTCCGGGGGGCGGTGCCACCGACCCGCGTGCGCGCAACTTCTGTGCCGCGCTGAGCAGATCAGCGCCGCCGTCCCAGATCATTTACATGAGTGCAACCTCGGTCTATGCCGCCACGGATGGATCAGTGGTAACCGAGCAATCGCCGGCCATCCCGGCCACGGCCATGGGCAAGCGCCGCCTGGATGCGGAAAATGCCTTCCGTGAATACGGAGCATCGGCCGGTGTGCCGGTGGTTGTCCTGCGGGTCAGCGGCATCTATGGGCCGGGAAGGCTGCCGCTGATGCAGATCCGCCAGGGGCACCCCCTACTGAAAGAAGAGGAATCCGGTCCCAGTAACCGCATCCATGCCGATGACTTGGCCCGGGTCTGTCTGGCAGCGGCCGAGAAGGGGTGTGACGGCGAGACTTTTAATGTCAGCGATGGGCATCCCAGCAGCATGACGAGCTATTTCAACGCCGTGGCGACTGCGTTGGGGGAACCGCTCCAACCCCAGGTGACCATGGAGGAGGCCCGGAGGGTGATGTCTCCATTGATGCTGTCGTATGTGAGTGAAACGCGGGTGGTGGACAATACCCGCATGCTGGAGCGGCTGGGGGTTACTCTGCAGTACCCTACGCTGGCAGAGGGGCTGCGAACGATCCATGAATGA
- the nifJ gene encoding pyruvate:ferredoxin (flavodoxin) oxidoreductase: MSRKMVTIDGNTAAAHVAHATNEVIAIYPITPSSVMGEISDAKSAAGEKNIWGTIPLVSELQSEGGAAGTVHGALQAGALTTTFTASQGLLLMIPNMYKIAGELTSTVFHVSARAISAAALNIFGDHSDVMSCRSTGWAMFCSNNVQEVMDFALIAQAATLRSRVPFLHFFDGFRTSHEVQKVEELSFDDMRAMISDELVNAHRLRSLSPDRPVMRGTAQNPDVYFQGRETVNQFYEPCIKIVQEEMDKFGKLTGRKYKLVDYAGAKDAERVVVVMGSAADTVQETVNSLVKKGEKVGVVKVHLYRPFPLDAFIKALPKTVKSIAVLDRTKEPGSLGEPLYLDVRTAIGEAMANGKCSFKGYPTIVGGRYGLGSKEFTPAMAKSVLDNLKKAKPKNHFVIGIKEDVTNCSLDYAPSFRNAMDGTYEAMFYGLGSDGTVGANKNTIKIIGETTKNFAQAYFVYDSKKAGTITISHLRFGKKAINAPYLIDHADFIACHNFSFLEKYDMVSKAKPGGTFLLCSPFEHNEVWDKMPKEVQQQIIDKKLKFYVINAIKLGEELGLGARINVIMQTAFFKISNIIPLATALKEIKGAIKKSYGKSGDKVVAMNNAAVDEALKNIHEVKVPAKATSKLKMPPAVAKTAPKFVQNVTGRIIAGFGDELPVSLMPADGTFPTATSQYEKRNIAVDIPVWDEQLCIQCGICSFVCPHATIRMKAYDGKLLKGAPKTFKSTDCKLPEFKGMKYTLQVAPEDCTGCGACVHNCPAKSKEDPNHKAINMQFQPPLRAAEAANYDFFLALPDMDPAKLKLDTLRGSQLVRPTFEYSGACAGCGETPYLKLLSQLFGDRAMIANATGCTSIYGGNLPTTPWAKRADGRGPAWSNSLFEDNAEFGFGMRLAVDKFTESARELAAELAGGKGAKALQSLLKEILVADQSDQAGIEKQRERIADLKKTLKTSKDKTAIQLLPLADYLVKKSVWCVGGDGWAYDIGYGGLDHVIASGKNVNLLVLDTEVYSNTGGQASKATPTGAVAQFAAGGKAMAKKDLGMMAMAYGNVYVANVSLANPGQVVKAFIEAEAYDGPSIIIAYSHCIAHGINMTKGVDENKKAVASGYWPLYRYNPALAAEGKNPLQMDSKAPSCSFEEYAYGENRYRVLQKANPEAAAVLMKKATAWTASRFEYYEKLAALTFEKK; the protein is encoded by the coding sequence ATGAGCAGAAAAATGGTAACCATCGACGGCAATACCGCCGCCGCCCACGTGGCCCACGCCACCAACGAGGTCATTGCCATCTACCCCATTACTCCGTCGTCGGTCATGGGTGAGATCTCCGATGCCAAGAGTGCGGCCGGCGAGAAGAACATCTGGGGAACGATTCCGCTGGTATCGGAGCTGCAGTCCGAAGGGGGAGCTGCCGGCACCGTCCATGGCGCCCTGCAGGCCGGAGCCCTGACCACTACCTTCACCGCCAGTCAAGGTCTGCTGCTGATGATCCCCAATATGTACAAAATAGCCGGCGAGCTGACCTCAACGGTCTTTCATGTCTCTGCCCGTGCAATCTCCGCAGCCGCCCTGAATATCTTCGGCGATCATTCCGACGTCATGTCCTGCCGTTCTACCGGCTGGGCCATGTTCTGCTCCAACAACGTCCAGGAAGTCATGGACTTCGCCCTGATCGCCCAGGCAGCTACCCTGCGGTCGCGGGTGCCCTTCCTGCACTTCTTCGACGGCTTCCGCACCTCCCACGAGGTTCAGAAGGTCGAGGAACTGTCCTTTGACGACATGCGCGCCATGATCAGCGACGAGCTGGTCAACGCCCACCGCCTGCGCAGCCTCTCCCCCGATCGTCCCGTCATGCGCGGCACCGCCCAGAACCCGGACGTTTATTTCCAGGGCCGCGAAACCGTCAACCAGTTCTACGAACCCTGCATCAAGATCGTCCAGGAAGAAATGGACAAATTCGGTAAACTCACCGGCCGCAAATACAAACTGGTCGACTATGCCGGCGCCAAAGACGCCGAACGGGTTGTCGTGGTCATGGGTTCCGCCGCCGACACTGTCCAGGAAACGGTCAACAGCCTGGTTAAAAAGGGCGAAAAGGTCGGCGTCGTCAAGGTCCACCTGTACCGTCCGTTCCCGCTGGACGCCTTCATCAAGGCCCTGCCGAAAACCGTCAAGAGCATCGCCGTTCTCGACCGCACCAAGGAGCCCGGCTCACTGGGCGAGCCGCTCTATCTTGACGTCCGCACGGCCATCGGCGAAGCCATGGCTAACGGCAAGTGCAGTTTCAAAGGGTACCCGACCATCGTCGGTGGCCGCTACGGCCTGGGTTCCAAGGAATTCACCCCGGCTATGGCCAAATCGGTATTGGACAACCTGAAAAAAGCCAAACCGAAAAACCACTTCGTTATCGGCATCAAAGAAGATGTCACCAACTGCAGCCTGGACTATGCCCCGTCTTTCCGCAACGCCATGGACGGCACCTACGAAGCCATGTTCTACGGTCTCGGTTCCGATGGCACCGTCGGCGCCAACAAGAATACGATCAAGATTATCGGTGAAACCACCAAGAACTTTGCCCAGGCCTATTTCGTCTACGACTCCAAGAAAGCCGGCACCATCACGATATCGCACCTGCGTTTCGGGAAAAAGGCCATCAACGCCCCCTACCTGATCGATCACGCCGACTTCATCGCCTGTCACAACTTCTCCTTCCTGGAAAAGTACGACATGGTCAGCAAAGCCAAGCCGGGCGGCACCTTTCTGCTCTGTTCCCCCTTCGAGCACAATGAGGTCTGGGACAAGATGCCCAAGGAAGTCCAGCAGCAGATCATCGACAAGAAACTCAAATTTTATGTGATCAACGCGATCAAGCTGGGTGAAGAGCTTGGGCTGGGCGCCCGCATCAACGTCATCATGCAGACAGCCTTCTTCAAGATCTCCAACATCATCCCGCTGGCCACCGCACTGAAAGAGATCAAAGGTGCCATCAAGAAGAGCTACGGCAAATCGGGTGACAAGGTTGTCGCCATGAACAACGCCGCCGTCGACGAAGCCCTTAAGAACATTCACGAAGTTAAAGTCCCGGCCAAAGCCACCAGCAAGCTCAAGATGCCGCCGGCCGTCGCCAAGACCGCGCCCAAATTCGTGCAGAATGTTACTGGCCGCATCATCGCCGGCTTCGGCGACGAACTGCCCGTATCCCTGATGCCGGCCGATGGTACCTTCCCGACCGCCACCTCCCAGTACGAGAAGCGCAACATCGCCGTTGACATTCCGGTCTGGGACGAACAGCTCTGCATCCAGTGCGGCATCTGCTCCTTCGTCTGTCCGCACGCCACCATTCGCATGAAGGCCTATGACGGCAAATTGCTGAAAGGCGCACCCAAGACCTTCAAATCCACCGACTGCAAACTGCCCGAATTCAAGGGGATGAAATACACCCTCCAGGTTGCACCCGAGGATTGCACTGGCTGTGGCGCCTGTGTTCACAACTGCCCGGCCAAGAGCAAGGAAGACCCCAATCACAAAGCCATCAACATGCAGTTCCAGCCGCCGCTCAGGGCTGCGGAAGCAGCCAACTACGACTTCTTCCTGGCACTGCCCGACATGGACCCGGCTAAGCTCAAACTGGACACCCTGCGCGGCAGCCAGTTGGTCCGTCCGACCTTCGAATACTCCGGCGCCTGTGCCGGTTGTGGCGAGACACCGTACCTGAAGCTGCTCTCCCAGTTGTTCGGCGATCGGGCCATGATCGCCAACGCCACCGGCTGCACCTCGATCTATGGCGGCAACCTGCCCACAACCCCGTGGGCCAAGCGGGCCGACGGCCGTGGACCGGCCTGGTCCAACTCCCTGTTCGAAGACAACGCCGAATTCGGTTTCGGTATGCGTCTGGCCGTGGACAAGTTCACCGAATCGGCCCGTGAACTGGCAGCAGAACTTGCCGGCGGCAAAGGGGCCAAAGCCCTCCAGTCACTCTTGAAAGAAATCCTGGTCGCTGATCAGTCCGACCAAGCCGGTATCGAAAAACAGCGCGAACGGATTGCAGACCTCAAGAAAACCCTCAAGACAAGCAAAGACAAGACCGCCATACAGCTGCTGCCACTGGCCGACTACCTGGTCAAGAAATCGGTCTGGTGCGTGGGGGGCGACGGCTGGGCCTATGACATCGGCTATGGCGGTCTGGATCACGTGATCGCCTCCGGCAAAAACGTCAACCTGCTGGTTCTCGACACGGAGGTTTACTCCAACACCGGCGGCCAGGCCTCTAAAGCCACACCGACCGGTGCCGTGGCACAGTTCGCCGCGGGGGGCAAGGCCATGGCCAAGAAGGATCTGGGCATGATGGCCATGGCGTATGGCAATGTCTATGTGGCCAACGTGTCTCTGGCCAACCCGGGACAGGTTGTCAAGGCCTTCATCGAGGCCGAAGCCTATGACGGACCATCCATCATCATCGCATACTCGCATTGTATCGCCCACGGCATCAACATGACCAAGGGTGTGGACGAAAACAAGAAGGCGGTTGCTTCCGGTTACTGGCCGCTGTACCGCTATAATCCGGCCCTGGCTGCCGAAGGCAAAAACCCGCTGCAGATGGACAGCAAGGCCCCGAGCTGTTCGTTCGAGGAGTACGCTTACGGAGAGAACCGCTACAGGGTGCTGCAGAAGGCCAACCCCGAGGCAGCGGCCGTACTGATGAAAAAGGCAACCGCCTGGACTGCAAGCCGTTTCGAGTATTACGAAAAACTGGCGGCGCTCACGTTCGAGAAGAAGTAG
- a CDS encoding YbaB/EbfC family nucleoid-associated protein, translating to MSKGLASIMKQAQMIQQKMARLQEEASLKTAEATSGGGAVAVVVNGKNEILSLSIKKEAVDPNDVEMLQDLIIAAVNEALKKVHAELSEEMGKITGGMNIPGLF from the coding sequence ATGTCAAAAGGTTTGGCAAGTATCATGAAGCAGGCCCAGATGATTCAGCAGAAGATGGCCAGATTGCAGGAGGAGGCATCCCTCAAAACAGCCGAGGCAACATCCGGCGGTGGCGCCGTGGCTGTGGTGGTTAACGGTAAGAATGAAATTCTTTCACTCTCAATAAAAAAGGAAGCGGTGGATCCGAACGACGTGGAGATGCTCCAGGACCTGATTATCGCTGCTGTCAACGAGGCTCTCAAGAAGGTTCATGCCGAGCTTTCCGAGGAGATGGGCAAAATCACCGGCGGTATGAACATTCCCGGCCTCTTCTGA
- the recR gene encoding recombination mediator RecR, which produces MLTKASSLSRLVGELKKLPGVGERTALRLAFHLLKTPQNLTLLAESLLEVRARVHACSVCFAITEDDPCAICSGSRDTGTICVVENSQDLMALERSNAYQGVYHVLEGCISPLAGIGPADLRIAELLERVGRGGVSEVVIATNFTVEGEATALYLTKALKPLNLKVSRLAHGIPLGSDIEFVDAATVQWALQGRNEL; this is translated from the coding sequence ATGTTAACTAAAGCCTCCTCGCTGTCACGTCTGGTAGGAGAACTGAAAAAATTGCCCGGAGTGGGTGAGCGTACGGCGCTGCGCCTGGCATTCCATCTGCTCAAAACTCCGCAGAACCTGACCTTGTTGGCGGAATCGCTGCTGGAGGTCCGCGCCAGGGTCCATGCCTGTTCCGTCTGTTTCGCCATTACCGAGGACGATCCCTGTGCAATCTGTTCCGGTAGCCGCGATACCGGCACCATCTGCGTGGTGGAGAATTCCCAGGATCTGATGGCCCTGGAACGGAGCAATGCCTACCAGGGGGTATACCATGTGCTGGAAGGCTGCATTTCGCCTCTGGCCGGCATCGGGCCGGCTGATCTGCGAATTGCCGAGCTCCTGGAACGTGTTGGGCGCGGCGGGGTCAGTGAAGTGGTGATCGCCACCAATTTCACGGTGGAGGGGGAAGCAACGGCCCTCTACCTGACCAAGGCGTTGAAGCCCCTCAACCTGAAAGTGTCCCGCCTGGCTCACGGAATTCCGCTGGGCAGCGATATAGAGTTTGTCGACGCAGCCACAGTGCAATGGGCCCTGCAGGGGCGCAACGAACTGTAA
- the dnaX gene encoding DNA polymerase III subunit gamma/tau, with translation MSNGTHYEVLARKYRPQTFSELIGQEHVSRTLQNAIDSGRVAHAFLFTGARGVGKTSTARILAKTLNCEKGLTHEPCNVCPLCIEITKGTSTDVFEIDGASNTGVDDIRELRDNIKYLPSHSRYKIFIIDEVHMLSNNAFNALLKTLEEPPEHVKFIFATTEPHKLPITILSRCQRFDFKRVSLTRIVARLRQIADAEGISVSDTALTLVARKGDGSMRDAQTAFDQVLACCGSSVADEDVVTLIGAVDRRLLADMAQALFRGDTQGVLAGVKTVDGVGYNMRQFCQELIEYFRHLLVICSVKQPEEILDLSAAELDEFRRQAEGFSALDIQRRLTLLIRAESEMAHASFPRLILEIALLKAATLEPVIPIQELLEKVRSLGATAVHAPQLPWETERGGGASVAEQRRQEPRPTEPPPRPSSAPPPPPSSPSSPASPASPASPAPAHTAASPAGALSGWEGFVAFVTEKNPPLGSVLEHGSPLKREPGLMEIGFPAGSYYLASIQDAASIAELRALSKAFSGQDATIRISAINMETGDAPLSLIEKKKSEHERRQEELKQEVEQHPVINEALRIFGGTITDIREA, from the coding sequence TTGTCCAACGGCACGCATTATGAAGTCCTTGCCCGGAAGTACCGTCCCCAAACCTTTTCAGAACTGATCGGGCAGGAGCATGTCAGCCGCACCCTGCAGAACGCCATTGATTCGGGCCGCGTGGCGCATGCCTTCCTGTTTACCGGTGCCCGCGGAGTAGGCAAGACCAGTACCGCACGCATCCTGGCCAAAACCCTCAACTGCGAAAAGGGTCTCACCCACGAGCCCTGCAATGTCTGCCCGCTCTGCATCGAGATCACCAAAGGCACCTCCACCGACGTGTTCGAGATCGATGGCGCCTCCAATACCGGAGTCGACGACATCCGCGAACTGCGCGACAACATCAAGTACCTCCCCTCCCACAGCCGCTACAAGATCTTCATCATCGACGAAGTCCACATGCTTTCGAACAACGCCTTCAATGCCCTGCTGAAGACGCTGGAAGAGCCGCCGGAACACGTCAAGTTCATCTTTGCCACCACCGAACCGCACAAGCTGCCCATCACGATCCTGTCGCGCTGTCAGCGCTTCGATTTCAAACGGGTGAGCCTGACCAGGATTGTCGCCCGCTTGCGGCAGATCGCCGATGCGGAAGGCATCAGCGTCAGCGATACCGCCCTGACCCTGGTGGCGCGTAAGGGTGACGGCAGCATGCGCGATGCACAGACCGCCTTTGATCAGGTGCTGGCCTGCTGCGGCAGCAGCGTTGCCGACGAGGATGTGGTCACCCTGATCGGTGCGGTGGACCGGCGGCTTCTGGCCGATATGGCGCAGGCGCTCTTCCGGGGTGACACGCAAGGGGTGCTGGCCGGAGTGAAGACCGTCGACGGTGTCGGCTACAACATGCGCCAGTTCTGTCAGGAGCTGATCGAATATTTCCGGCACCTGCTGGTGATCTGCTCGGTCAAGCAACCCGAGGAGATCCTCGATCTGTCAGCTGCCGAACTGGATGAGTTCCGACGGCAGGCCGAAGGTTTTTCGGCCCTGGACATCCAGCGCCGCTTGACGCTGCTGATCAGGGCTGAAAGCGAAATGGCCCATGCCAGTTTCCCCCGGCTGATCCTGGAGATAGCGCTGCTGAAGGCTGCCACCCTGGAACCGGTGATTCCGATTCAGGAGCTCCTGGAGAAGGTCCGGTCGCTGGGTGCGACCGCTGTCCATGCTCCCCAGCTCCCCTGGGAAACCGAGCGTGGAGGAGGCGCATCCGTTGCCGAACAGCGCAGGCAGGAGCCCCGGCCGACCGAGCCCCCGCCCCGGCCATCGTCGGCACCGCCACCGCCGCCATCGTCGCCATCCTCGCCAGCATCCCCGGCATCCCCGGCATCCCCGGCACCAGCCCATACGGCGGCGTCTCCCGCGGGTGCTCTTTCGGGCTGGGAGGGATTCGTAGCGTTCGTGACCGAAAAGAATCCCCCTCTGGGATCGGTGCTGGAGCATGGCAGCCCGCTGAAGCGGGAGCCGGGACTGATGGAGATTGGGTTCCCGGCTGGCAGCTATTATCTGGCGAGCATTCAGGATGCCGCTTCGATCGCGGAATTGCGGGCATTGTCAAAGGCCTTTTCGGGCCAGGATGCAACGATCCGGATCAGTGCCATAAACATGGAAACGGGTGATGCGCCGCTGTCACTGATTGAAAAAAAAAAGTCTGAACACGAGCGGCGGCAGGAAGAGCTGAAGCAGGAAGTGGAACAGCATCCGGTGATCAACGAAGCGTTACGGATCTTCGGCGGGACCATTACGGATATCCGCGAAGCATGA
- the ileS gene encoding isoleucine--tRNA ligase, translated as MEYKDTLNLPQTDFPMKANLPQREPQMLAQWEEGGLYAKMEAAGQSRPLYVLHDGPPYANGHIHIGHALNKTLKDFVLKVKRMEGFHAPYVPGWDCHGLPIELQVEKNLGSKKHQVSKLEMRKLCREYAAKFVDIQREEFKRLGVLGDWEQPYLTMNYEYEGLTAAELAKFAHNGGLYRGRKPVHWCSSCVTALAEAEVEYADHTSPSIYVRFRIQDDLSAAIPALAGKEVYVVIWTTTPWTIPANLAVALHPEYEYVALETEKGVLIVAEGLKDAFLAATGLTGRVIAAFSATLLERKRAKHPFYDRDSIILLGEHVTLEAGTGCVHTAPGHGQEDYELALKEGLEIYNPVDNHGKYLPTVEFFGGQSVFAANQNVIDKLTEVGALLHTAAISHSYPHCWRCKKPIIFRATEQWFISMQQNDLRQKALQEIDRVQWIPKWGRDRIYGMIENRPDWCVSRQRSWGVPITAFSCTTCGEYIADGALMDHVAAIFKEHSSDVWFDWSAERLLPAGTVCPKCGAATFEKENDILDVWFDSGVSHAAVLEPNPKLASPADLYLEGSDQHRGWFHSSLLESVGSRGRAPYRGVLTHGFALDGQGRKMSKSTGNVVAPEDVIKKFGADILRLWCAAQDYRDDIRISEVILTRVSEAYRRIRNTCRYILGNIHDFDPSTHMVAFEDMPEIDRWALHQLELLKERVLGAYKRFEFHVIYQDVNGFCTVEMSAFYLDILKDRMYTARADSAERRSGQTVMYLILDSLVRLMAPVLSFTADEVWRYMPGREVESAHLALFPAMNPEWKNDALVARWERIIKVRADVSKALELARTAKTIGLSLDAAVTIAAPAELLGFLQEYQADLPGIFIVSKVDLAEAIDGECWSSESIEGLKVQVGAAPGGKCERCWCYSEQLGTDAAHAGICPKCTAAVA; from the coding sequence ATGGAATACAAAGACACACTCAATCTGCCCCAGACTGATTTCCCGATGAAGGCCAACCTGCCCCAGCGGGAGCCGCAGATGCTCGCGCAGTGGGAGGAGGGCGGCCTTTATGCAAAAATGGAGGCGGCAGGACAGAGCAGGCCGCTGTATGTGCTGCACGACGGCCCCCCCTATGCCAACGGCCATATCCATATCGGCCATGCCCTGAACAAGACCCTCAAGGATTTCGTACTCAAGGTCAAACGTATGGAAGGCTTCCACGCCCCCTACGTGCCGGGCTGGGACTGCCACGGACTGCCGATCGAGCTGCAGGTGGAGAAGAATCTCGGCTCCAAGAAACACCAGGTCAGCAAGCTGGAGATGCGCAAGCTGTGCCGGGAGTATGCCGCCAAGTTTGTGGATATCCAGCGCGAGGAATTCAAGCGCCTGGGTGTGCTGGGGGACTGGGAGCAGCCTTACCTGACGATGAATTACGAGTACGAGGGGCTGACGGCCGCAGAACTGGCCAAATTCGCTCACAATGGCGGGCTGTACCGCGGCCGCAAACCGGTGCACTGGTGTTCCTCCTGCGTGACCGCCCTGGCCGAGGCCGAAGTGGAGTACGCCGACCATACCTCCCCCTCCATTTATGTACGTTTCCGGATCCAGGACGATCTCTCGGCAGCGATTCCCGCACTGGCCGGCAAAGAGGTGTATGTCGTCATCTGGACCACCACCCCCTGGACCATCCCGGCCAACCTGGCCGTGGCACTGCACCCGGAATATGAGTACGTGGCCCTGGAAACCGAAAAGGGTGTCCTGATCGTGGCCGAGGGGCTGAAAGACGCTTTCCTGGCGGCCACCGGGCTCACCGGCCGGGTGATCGCCGCCTTTTCCGCCACACTGCTGGAGCGCAAGCGCGCCAAACACCCCTTCTACGACCGCGATTCGATCATCCTGCTGGGCGAGCATGTCACCCTGGAGGCCGGCACCGGCTGCGTGCATACCGCCCCCGGTCATGGACAGGAGGACTACGAACTGGCCCTAAAAGAGGGGTTGGAGATCTACAATCCGGTCGACAACCACGGCAAGTACCTGCCGACGGTGGAGTTCTTCGGCGGCCAGTCCGTTTTTGCTGCCAACCAGAACGTGATCGACAAGCTGACCGAAGTGGGTGCCCTGTTGCATACCGCTGCCATCAGTCACTCCTATCCCCATTGCTGGCGCTGCAAAAAACCGATCATCTTCCGTGCCACGGAGCAGTGGTTCATCAGCATGCAGCAGAATGATCTGCGCCAAAAAGCCCTGCAGGAGATCGACCGGGTGCAGTGGATTCCCAAATGGGGGCGCGACAGGATCTACGGCATGATCGAAAACCGCCCCGACTGGTGTGTCTCACGCCAGCGCTCCTGGGGGGTACCGATCACCGCCTTCTCCTGCACCACCTGCGGGGAATACATCGCCGACGGCGCCCTGATGGACCATGTTGCGGCCATCTTCAAGGAGCACAGCTCCGACGTCTGGTTCGACTGGTCCGCGGAGCGGCTTCTGCCGGCCGGCACGGTCTGTCCGAAGTGCGGTGCCGCCACCTTTGAAAAGGAAAACGACATCCTGGATGTCTGGTTCGACTCGGGGGTTTCGCACGCTGCCGTACTGGAGCCGAACCCCAAGCTCGCCTCGCCGGCTGACCTGTACCTGGAGGGCAGCGACCAGCACCGCGGCTGGTTCCACTCGTCGCTGCTGGAGTCGGTTGGCTCGCGGGGTCGTGCCCCCTACCGGGGCGTATTGACCCACGGTTTCGCGCTGGATGGCCAGGGGCGCAAGATGAGCAAGTCCACCGGCAATGTGGTGGCTCCCGAGGATGTCATCAAGAAGTTCGGGGCCGATATCCTGCGCCTGTGGTGCGCGGCCCAGGACTACCGCGATGATATCCGCATCTCTGAGGTAATCCTGACCCGCGTTTCCGAGGCCTACCGCCGGATCCGCAACACCTGCCGCTACATCCTCGGCAACATCCATGATTTCGATCCCTCCACGCACATGGTCGCCTTTGAGGATATGCCGGAAATCGACCGCTGGGCCCTGCACCAGTTGGAACTGCTCAAGGAACGGGTACTGGGGGCCTACAAACGCTTCGAGTTCCATGTGATCTACCAGGATGTCAACGGCTTCTGCACCGTGGAAATGAGCGCCTTTTACCTGGATATCCTCAAGGACCGCATGTACACCGCACGGGCCGATTCGGCCGAGCGCCGCTCGGGGCAGACCGTGATGTACCTGATCCTCGACAGCCTGGTGCGGCTGATGGCACCGGTGCTCTCCTTCACAGCCGACGAGGTCTGGCGTTACATGCCGGGACGCGAGGTGGAGAGTGCCCACTTGGCCCTGTTCCCGGCCATGAACCCGGAATGGAAGAACGACGCCCTGGTGGCGCGCTGGGAGCGGATCATCAAGGTGCGGGCCGATGTCTCCAAGGCGCTGGAGCTGGCTCGGACGGCCAAGACCATCGGCCTCTCTCTGGATGCGGCCGTTACCATTGCCGCTCCAGCCGAACTGCTCGGCTTCCTGCAGGAGTATCAGGCCGATCTGCCGGGTATCTTCATTGTCTCCAAGGTGGATCTGGCAGAAGCGATCGATGGCGAGTGCTGGTCGTCGGAGAGCATCGAAGGTCTGAAGGTGCAGGTTGGTGCAGCGCCCGGCGGCAAGTGCGAGCGCTGCTGGTGCTATAGTGAACAGCTGGGCACGGATGCGGCCCATGCCGGCATCTGTCCGAAGTGCACTGCGGCGGTGGCGTAG